One Tamlana carrageenivorans genomic region harbors:
- a CDS encoding SusC/RagA family TonB-linked outer membrane protein, translating into MKTLINSLLLTLFFAPAFVLAQNTVSGMVTEAGTNIPIAGVNIIVKGTTTGTVTDFDGNFSLQVNKGNILEFSFIGFVSQEITYNGQAILNIEMKEDTAMLDEVVVIGYGTAKKEDVTGAADLVTTKDFNQGPIVNAPQLIQGKVAGVSVTSSSGAPGDGQEIRIRGNSSLSLNNNPLIVLDGIPLDQGGIGGSRNPLNLVNPNDIESMTVLKDASATSIYGSRAANGVIIVTTKKGKSSDFKFNFNTLTSVGTPIAKLDVLNAEEFRQVVPTLPRADATTLSLLKNYDTDWQDEIYGNAYGQDHSFSALGAAWGVPMRASVSYTDYGGILKRDSFKRTTGSISLTPKLFDDHLKIELNARGNYTENFFANRDAIGSASSYAPTEPVYDTNSPFAGYSSWTEANGLKPSLAGTNPVALLNLKDDESEVRRLIMNAKLDYKLHFFEDLTATVNVGLDKSNSHGRTNTSEFMPTTDPTWDGANTKFENETTNQLFDAYLTYNNTFNEVHDITAVAGYSYQSFEYDNYSYDSIDEANKVTYEFIDKSKNVLLSYFGRLNYDYDGRYLVTATLRADASSKLNPDDRWGYFPSIALAWNIHNESFLEDLNFNELKLRVGYGEVGNVNGLPDYLFLTRYTGSQSSANYQFGNIFYQTYRPDPINPDLRWEVGNTLNVGIDYSFLDRRISGSLNGYIKQTKDLIASATIDPFTNFGSRIEKNIGDMENKGVEFAVNVVPIRTEDFEWSINYNIAVNDNKITNLPFDQQTGNISGGTGNQVQIHTEGEAPYSFFVFEQVYDANGKPIEGAYVDRNGDNVINDEDKYIYKNPYADVIMGLNTNLNYKKWDLSVITRANLGNYAYNNIASASSYSNNIIPTTNNYLTNVHSSYLDNGFVFPTDENFRSDHFVQDASFFKIDNITLGYTIDDAIKNSSFRLYGSVQNLLIVTDYDGLDPEINGGIDNNFYPRPRTFVLGLNVSF; encoded by the coding sequence ATGAAGACACTTATTAATAGTTTATTACTCACACTGTTTTTTGCCCCAGCCTTCGTATTGGCGCAAAATACCGTTAGCGGAATGGTAACGGAGGCCGGAACTAATATTCCCATAGCCGGTGTAAACATAATCGTTAAAGGCACCACCACGGGTACAGTAACCGATTTTGATGGAAATTTCTCCCTACAAGTTAACAAAGGCAACATTTTAGAGTTTTCTTTTATAGGCTTTGTTTCCCAAGAAATCACTTATAACGGCCAAGCAATCCTTAATATAGAGATGAAAGAAGACACCGCCATGTTAGATGAAGTCGTTGTTATTGGATATGGTACCGCTAAAAAAGAAGATGTTACTGGCGCTGCCGATTTAGTAACAACAAAAGACTTTAACCAAGGCCCTATTGTTAACGCGCCTCAATTAATTCAAGGTAAAGTTGCAGGGGTATCGGTAACCTCTAGTAGTGGAGCGCCTGGCGACGGACAAGAAATTAGAATTCGTGGAAACAGCTCGCTTTCACTTAACAACAACCCTTTAATTGTATTGGATGGTATTCCATTAGACCAAGGTGGTATTGGTGGTTCTAGAAATCCGTTAAACTTGGTGAATCCTAATGACATTGAAAGCATGACCGTTTTAAAAGATGCCTCTGCAACTTCAATTTACGGGTCTCGTGCTGCCAATGGGGTGATTATCGTAACCACTAAAAAAGGGAAATCATCAGATTTTAAATTCAACTTTAACACCTTAACTTCTGTAGGAACTCCTATTGCTAAACTAGATGTTTTAAATGCAGAAGAGTTTAGACAAGTAGTACCAACCCTTCCAAGAGCAGACGCAACAACTTTAAGCCTTTTAAAAAATTACGACACCGATTGGCAAGATGAAATTTACGGCAATGCCTATGGGCAAGACCACTCGTTTAGTGCTTTAGGCGCTGCTTGGGGCGTACCCATGAGAGCTTCGGTATCATATACCGATTATGGTGGTATTTTAAAACGTGATAGTTTCAAAAGAACTACGGGTTCTATTAGCTTGACACCAAAACTATTTGACGATCATTTAAAGATAGAATTAAACGCAAGAGGTAATTATACCGAAAACTTTTTTGCCAATAGAGATGCCATCGGTTCTGCCAGTTCGTATGCGCCTACCGAACCAGTTTACGATACTAATTCTCCGTTTGCAGGATATTCGTCTTGGACTGAAGCCAACGGACTTAAACCTAGCTTAGCAGGTACTAACCCAGTTGCTTTATTAAACTTAAAAGATGACGAATCGGAAGTAAGACGCCTTATCATGAATGCTAAATTAGATTATAAATTGCATTTTTTCGAAGATCTTACAGCGACGGTAAATGTGGGACTTGACAAATCAAACAGTCATGGGCGTACTAACACCTCAGAATTTATGCCAACCACAGATCCTACTTGGGACGGGGCGAATACTAAATTCGAAAACGAAACAACAAACCAACTTTTTGACGCGTATCTTACCTACAACAACACCTTTAACGAGGTTCATGATATAACAGCCGTTGCAGGGTATTCTTATCAATCTTTTGAGTACGACAACTATAGCTACGATAGCATAGATGAAGCGAACAAGGTAACCTACGAATTTATAGACAAATCGAAAAACGTATTGCTTTCTTATTTCGGGCGATTGAATTACGATTATGATGGGCGCTATTTAGTTACAGCAACCTTAAGAGCTGATGCCTCTTCAAAATTAAACCCAGATGATCGTTGGGGGTACTTTCCTTCGATAGCCTTAGCTTGGAATATTCATAATGAATCTTTTTTAGAAGATTTGAATTTTAACGAACTGAAATTAAGAGTGGGATATGGTGAAGTTGGAAACGTTAACGGTTTACCCGATTACTTATTTTTAACGCGATATACAGGCAGTCAATCTAGTGCCAACTACCAATTTGGTAATATTTTTTACCAAACCTATAGACCAGATCCTATTAACCCGGATTTACGTTGGGAGGTCGGTAATACACTTAACGTTGGTATAGATTACAGCTTCTTAGACCGAAGAATTTCAGGCTCATTAAATGGATACATAAAACAAACAAAAGACTTAATCGCTTCAGCAACTATTGATCCTTTTACCAATTTTGGCAGCAGAATTGAAAAAAACATTGGAGATATGGAAAACAAAGGGGTTGAATTCGCTGTAAATGTTGTTCCAATTAGAACAGAAGATTTTGAATGGTCTATTAACTACAACATTGCAGTAAACGATAACAAAATCACCAATTTACCTTTCGATCAACAAACTGGTAATATAAGTGGAGGAACTGGGAATCAAGTTCAAATTCATACCGAAGGAGAAGCTCCATATAGTTTTTTTGTATTTGAACAAGTTTACGATGCTAACGGAAAGCCTATTGAAGGCGCTTATGTAGACCGAAACGGAGACAATGTAATTAACGACGAAGATAAGTACATCTACAAAAACCCTTATGCTGATGTGATTATGGGATTAAACACCAATTTGAATTATAAAAAATGGGATCTATCCGTAATTACGAGAGCGAACTTAGGAAATTATGCTTACAACAATATCGCTTCGGCTAGTTCTTATTCCAATAATATCATTCCTACAACAAACAACTATCTAACTAATGTTCATTCAAGTTATTTAGATAATGGCTTTGTATTTCCTACCGATGAAAATTTTAGAAGTGATCACTTTGTTCAAGATGCCTCTTTCTTTAAAATTGACAACATAACTTTAGGATACACAATTGATGATGCTATTAAAAACAGTAGTTTCAGATTATATGGCTCAGTTCAAAACTTGCTAATAGTTACAGACTATGATGGTTTAGACCCAGAAATTAATGGCGGTATTGATAATAATTTCTACCCAAGACCAAGAACATTCGTATTAGGACTTAACGTTAGCTTTTAA
- a CDS encoding RagB/SusD family nutrient uptake outer membrane protein, whose translation MKNIIKKFIPILTISIALVSCHADLDQDPIDPDSFTEQDVFANTTEAKGALAKLYASLALTGQNGGDDGSPDISDINQGFSQYTRMLFNLNEITTDHAVVGWGDPGLPDLHGMFWTANNDFTGAMYLRLAQEVSFCNSFISNASALQDTEAQTFIAEARFLRAFAYYNLIDFFGDVPLLTQISTELPTQSSRTEIFDFVESELLDIQNLLPESQANEYGRVDRVAAWALLSRLYLNAEVWTGTSRFDECITFSNEVINSSYSLNTNDANGNGTAYDELFLADNHSNGAQNEFIFTINFDGISSTTYGGTTFLIHAAVGGSMDPAAYGINGGWGGNRITSALVQKFQANDMRAMWYTDGQSLEISSIPTFTDGYACVKFKNIDSNGVQGNDKRGEFTDPDLAIMRLPEIYLNYAEATLRGGSGNLTTAVDLINQLRTRAYGNTSGNISAANLDLNFVLDERSRELYWEGQRRTDLIRYNYFTSDSYVWPFKGNQADGTGTDSFRNLFPIPNNTILINPNLTQNPGY comes from the coding sequence ATGAAAAATATTATAAAAAAATTCATTCCTATTTTAACGATCTCGATTGCATTGGTATCATGCCATGCTGATTTAGATCAAGACCCAATAGACCCAGATAGCTTTACAGAACAAGATGTATTTGCTAATACTACTGAAGCCAAAGGCGCCTTAGCAAAATTATATGCCAGTTTAGCCTTAACCGGTCAAAATGGTGGCGACGATGGTTCTCCAGATATTAGTGACATAAACCAAGGGTTTTCACAATACACACGTATGCTGTTTAACCTTAACGAAATTACAACAGATCACGCTGTTGTAGGTTGGGGCGATCCAGGATTGCCTGATTTACACGGTATGTTTTGGACTGCAAATAACGATTTTACAGGTGCTATGTACTTACGTTTAGCCCAAGAAGTTTCATTTTGTAATTCTTTTATCTCAAACGCCTCAGCCTTGCAAGATACCGAAGCTCAAACCTTTATTGCTGAAGCTAGATTCTTAAGAGCTTTTGCGTATTACAACTTAATTGATTTCTTTGGGGATGTACCATTACTAACTCAAATTTCAACAGAGCTACCAACTCAAAGTAGTAGAACCGAAATTTTTGATTTTGTAGAGTCTGAATTATTAGATATTCAAAATCTACTACCTGAAAGTCAAGCCAACGAATATGGTCGCGTAGATCGCGTTGCGGCATGGGCTTTATTATCAAGATTATATTTAAATGCTGAAGTTTGGACTGGAACTTCTCGATTCGACGAATGTATTACATTTTCTAATGAAGTGATAAACTCATCTTACAGCTTAAACACAAATGATGCTAATGGAAATGGTACGGCGTATGATGAATTATTCTTAGCCGACAACCATTCTAACGGTGCACAAAACGAATTCATTTTCACTATTAATTTTGATGGGATTTCTTCTACTACCTACGGCGGAACAACATTTTTAATACACGCTGCAGTAGGTGGTTCTATGGATCCTGCAGCCTATGGTATTAATGGAGGTTGGGGTGGTAACCGTATTACATCAGCATTAGTTCAAAAATTCCAAGCAAACGATATGCGTGCTATGTGGTATACAGATGGGCAGTCTCTAGAAATTTCAAGTATCCCAACTTTCACAGATGGGTACGCTTGTGTAAAATTTAAAAACATCGATTCTAACGGTGTTCAAGGAAACGACAAACGTGGTGAATTTACAGATCCAGATTTAGCCATTATGCGTCTTCCAGAAATTTACCTGAATTACGCAGAAGCCACTTTACGTGGAGGTAGCGGTAATTTAACTACAGCAGTAGATTTAATCAATCAACTTAGAACGCGTGCATATGGTAATACCTCTGGTAATATTTCTGCAGCTAACTTGGATTTAAATTTTGTTTTAGACGAACGCTCTAGAGAATTATACTGGGAAGGTCAAAGACGTACAGATTTAATTCGCTACAACTATTTTACATCCGATAGTTATGTGTGGCCTTTTAAAGGGAATCAAGCAGATGGCACAGGAACAGATTCGTTTAGAAACCTTTTCCCTATTCCTAACAACACCATTTTAATCAACCCGAACTTAACACAAAACCCAGGATACTAA
- a CDS encoding SusE domain-containing protein, with the protein MKNIISKLFSIMLVSLALYSCSMDDTNTVLNPTATTELSASESELVLLKENEGSDALSLNWTKPDYGYNATPEYIVYFDIAGNYFKNAVKREVGDNLEYSLLTEQLNTILQTLEVEPETKTTLDVKVEGIIGTFEIAAVSNTNAIDVTGYANILDLSSDWGLVGSATVNGWDGPDMPFYKTSDQDIFAAYVTLMDGEIKIRQDNSWDVNYGDTGADGTLEPGGDNIIVTAGTYKVTFNYGTLTYSIEPYTWGLVGSATTNGWDGPDMPLSYDPTSDQWRAIVRLTEGEMKFRRNNDWSFNYGDTGADGSLDDGGDNILVEAGNYLVTLNLNDLNYSLEPIEKLWGLVGDATPNGWDGPDTVMNLNYAEEGVWYLNNVTLTNGAMKFRANNDWGINYGDDGADGTLEDGGANIAITAGNYNIVLNLSDTSNPKYSITKN; encoded by the coding sequence ATGAAAAATATAATTTCAAAGTTATTTAGTATAATGTTAGTAAGTTTAGCATTATATAGCTGCAGTATGGACGACACAAACACAGTGCTAAATCCTACTGCAACAACAGAGCTCTCTGCTTCCGAAAGCGAACTTGTTCTACTTAAAGAAAACGAAGGTAGTGATGCCTTATCGCTTAATTGGACGAAACCAGATTATGGCTATAATGCAACGCCTGAATACATCGTATACTTCGATATTGCTGGAAATTATTTTAAAAACGCCGTTAAAAGAGAAGTTGGTGACAACCTAGAATATTCGCTATTAACCGAACAACTTAATACGATATTACAAACGCTGGAAGTTGAACCTGAAACAAAAACAACCCTAGATGTAAAAGTTGAAGGTATTATAGGAACTTTTGAAATTGCTGCTGTATCTAACACTAACGCTATAGATGTTACAGGTTATGCCAATATATTAGACTTATCATCAGATTGGGGGCTTGTTGGTAGTGCAACCGTTAATGGTTGGGATGGACCAGATATGCCATTCTACAAAACAAGTGATCAAGATATTTTTGCGGCCTATGTTACATTAATGGATGGTGAAATTAAAATTAGACAAGATAATAGTTGGGATGTAAACTATGGCGATACGGGTGCAGATGGTACTTTAGAACCTGGTGGAGACAATATTATTGTTACTGCAGGAACTTACAAGGTTACTTTCAATTACGGCACATTAACTTATAGCATAGAACCCTACACTTGGGGCTTAGTAGGCAGTGCAACAACAAACGGCTGGGACGGTCCAGACATGCCTCTTAGCTACGACCCTACTTCAGATCAATGGCGTGCCATTGTTAGGCTTACGGAAGGTGAAATGAAATTTAGAAGAAATAACGATTGGAGCTTTAATTACGGTGATACTGGTGCCGATGGATCTTTAGACGATGGTGGTGATAACATTCTAGTTGAAGCTGGTAATTATCTAGTGACATTAAATTTAAACGATTTAAACTATTCATTAGAGCCTATTGAAAAACTTTGGGGGCTTGTTGGAGATGCGACACCTAACGGATGGGATGGTCCAGATACTGTAATGAATTTAAATTATGCTGAAGAAGGTGTTTGGTATTTAAACAATGTAACACTTACAAACGGTGCGATGAAGTTTAGGGCAAACAACGATTGGGGCATTAATTACGGAGACGATGGTGCCGATGGAACACTTGAAGATGGTGGTGCTAATATTGCGATTACAGCAGGTAATTACAATATTGTTTTAAACCTTTCAGACACCAGCAACCCTAAATATTCAATTACAAAAAACTAA
- a CDS encoding alpha-amylase family glycosyl hydrolase, with amino-acid sequence MKKILLSILLIVVSHFSYSQLTTNPSTFKTTEPVTITIDINSNTACNSLNNPSKVYMHSGIGNDSNPWEYSVVGDWGTNNGVGEMTNQGNGIWSITITPKTYYNLTDSQANSATKMGMVFRNASGNQEMKASGCKDFIVNVGYFQVTLGNPTENSTTIISAGGNFTITASNSNGNANYALASHGTTINVKTNATSYSYTHPNITSNQNYTLTVTQGAETIQKSFSVVVNPGTISQTMPSGLENGINYNSGDATKATLVLDAPLKDFVYVAGSFNNWTPTSAYAMKKDPASGKFWLELTGLTAQKIETYQYWVVDETPIANSPVMVKTADPFSTLVLSPFDDPGIPSETYPNLPAYPAGQEREVTVLQTGKSAYNWTVTNFNKPKKEDLIIYEVLIRDFDADRNIQDLIDRMDYFKNLNINAIQLMPIMEYEDNESWGYNTSFHMALDKFYGTEDKVKEFIDVCHQNGIAVILDIALNHAYGRNPMVRMWMNDPDGDGWGEPSTESPYFNTEAKHSYSVGMDFNHQQAKTQYYVERVVNHWINEFKIDGFRWDLTKGFTQQCTATDESCTNGYRSDRVAILKQYADYSWSLDNTHYVIFEHLGTDTEEQQWANYRIGEGKGIMMWGKMTSPYNQLTMGYASNSNIDRMGNKSRGFTGKRLVGYAESHDEERLMYKNLQFGDSNGSYNIKTLSTALKRMEALGAVTLTIPGPKMIWHFGELGMQNSIFTCSNGTINGETCKLDTKPQPQWIAKWVENPDRKSIYDTWARLNDLKINEDVFEGDYSITSGTLTPRIRVWNTSLPTSQLNDVVIISNFDTADKTVNPNFATGGTWYDLMDETGNTSIQATDAITLQPGTFKIYGNQPAKTLSDDQDPFENTFMIFPNPTSHGFKINKTASEVLIYNITGQLVKQFKGNPNKNQEFDILNLPSNIYLVKIISLSGNYQTVKLIKQ; translated from the coding sequence ATGAAAAAAATATTACTCAGTATACTACTTATAGTGGTATCTCATTTTAGTTATTCACAATTAACTACAAACCCTAGTACATTTAAAACTACTGAACCAGTTACCATAACCATAGATATAAATTCTAATACGGCTTGTAATTCCCTAAACAATCCTTCAAAAGTATATATGCATTCCGGAATTGGAAACGACTCAAACCCCTGGGAATATAGTGTTGTTGGAGACTGGGGAACCAATAACGGCGTAGGAGAAATGACTAACCAAGGCAATGGTATTTGGAGCATAACCATAACTCCAAAAACCTATTATAATTTAACCGACTCTCAAGCCAATTCGGCAACTAAAATGGGAATGGTTTTTAGAAATGCCTCTGGCAATCAAGAAATGAAAGCTTCAGGATGTAAAGATTTCATTGTAAATGTAGGATACTTTCAAGTTACGTTAGGTAACCCTACAGAAAATAGTACAACCATAATTTCGGCAGGTGGAAATTTTACGATTACAGCTTCAAATAGCAACGGCAATGCAAACTATGCTTTGGCTAGTCATGGCACTACCATCAATGTAAAAACAAATGCAACTAGTTATTCTTACACACATCCAAACATTACAAGCAATCAAAATTACACCTTAACAGTGACACAAGGTGCAGAAACGATTCAAAAATCATTTTCGGTTGTCGTAAATCCTGGAACCATATCTCAAACCATGCCTAGCGGATTAGAAAACGGCATAAACTATAACTCAGGTGATGCTACAAAAGCGACTTTGGTTCTTGATGCCCCTTTAAAAGATTTTGTGTATGTAGCTGGAAGCTTCAATAATTGGACCCCTACTTCGGCTTACGCCATGAAAAAAGATCCGGCTTCTGGGAAATTTTGGTTAGAATTAACTGGCTTAACCGCGCAAAAGATAGAAACTTATCAATATTGGGTGGTCGATGAAACGCCTATTGCCAATTCACCTGTTATGGTAAAAACCGCCGATCCGTTTTCAACTTTAGTCTTATCTCCTTTTGACGACCCTGGAATTCCTTCAGAAACTTATCCGAATTTACCAGCTTATCCGGCCGGACAAGAACGCGAAGTTACAGTGCTTCAAACAGGAAAAAGCGCCTACAACTGGACGGTTACAAATTTCAATAAGCCTAAAAAAGAAGACCTAATTATTTACGAGGTTTTAATTCGTGACTTTGATGCCGATAGAAATATTCAAGATTTAATTGATCGTATGGATTATTTCAAAAATCTAAATATTAATGCCATTCAACTGATGCCTATTATGGAGTATGAAGACAATGAAAGTTGGGGTTACAATACTTCCTTCCACATGGCTTTAGATAAGTTTTATGGTACGGAAGATAAGGTTAAAGAATTTATCGATGTATGTCACCAAAATGGTATTGCCGTTATTTTAGATATTGCATTAAATCATGCCTACGGAAGAAACCCGATGGTACGCATGTGGATGAATGATCCCGATGGCGATGGCTGGGGCGAACCAAGTACTGAAAGCCCTTATTTCAATACGGAAGCCAAACACAGCTACAGCGTTGGCATGGATTTTAACCACCAACAAGCAAAAACACAATACTATGTAGAGCGTGTTGTTAACCACTGGATTAACGAATTTAAAATTGATGGGTTTCGTTGGGATTTAACCAAAGGTTTTACGCAGCAATGTACAGCAACCGATGAGTCTTGTACCAACGGATATCGTTCTGACCGTGTTGCTATTTTAAAACAATACGCCGATTATTCTTGGAGTTTAGATAACACACACTACGTTATTTTTGAACATTTAGGCACTGATACTGAAGAACAACAATGGGCAAATTACCGTATTGGAGAAGGTAAAGGTATTATGATGTGGGGAAAAATGACCAGTCCTTACAACCAACTGACTATGGGTTATGCTTCAAACTCAAACATTGATCGTATGGGGAACAAATCTCGAGGGTTTACAGGCAAACGTTTAGTTGGTTATGCCGAAAGTCATGATGAGGAACGCTTAATGTATAAAAACTTACAATTTGGCGATTCGAACGGTTCTTATAATATCAAAACATTAAGTACTGCTCTTAAAAGAATGGAAGCTTTAGGCGCAGTAACCCTTACTATTCCAGGACCAAAAATGATTTGGCATTTTGGAGAATTAGGCATGCAAAACTCTATTTTCACTTGTTCAAACGGAACGATTAATGGAGAAACTTGTAAATTAGACACTAAGCCACAACCGCAATGGATTGCTAAATGGGTAGAAAACCCAGACAGAAAATCTATTTATGATACTTGGGCCCGATTGAACGACTTAAAAATTAACGAAGATGTTTTTGAAGGCGACTACAGCATTACTTCGGGAACTTTAACACCAAGAATTCGTGTTTGGAATACCAGCCTACCTACTTCACAATTAAATGATGTAGTTATCATTTCGAATTTTGATACGGCCGATAAAACAGTAAACCCAAATTTTGCCACTGGCGGCACGTGGTACGACTTAATGGACGAAACTGGAAACACCAGTATTCAAGCTACCGATGCTATTACACTTCAACCAGGCACCTTCAAAATATATGGTAATCAACCTGCTAAAACATTAAGCGACGATCAAGACCCTTTTGAAAACACGTTTATGATTTTCCCAAATCCGACAAGTCATGGTTTTAAAATTAATAAGACTGCTTCAGAAGTTCTTATCTACAATATTACTGGTCAATTGGTAAAACAGTTTAAGGGCAACCCTAATAAAAATCAGGAATTTGACATTTTAAATCTCCCTTCAAATATCTACTTAGTTAAGATTATTAGCCTTTCGGGTAATTATCAAACAGTGAAGTTGATAAAACAATAG
- a CDS encoding DUF2914 domain-containing protein: protein MLQFLRKHKKYAPLLFFIGGFIFDTLTLGRMDRTYDLVVLCSHMTTLTITLYLFNLADDGKWKNTLLERIESYFPLAIQFFFGGLSSAYVIYFSRSVSISKTASFFVILVALLFANEFLKKRISNKYLQFSIYFFISFTFFAFMIPVLLREMGHFIFICSGLVSLGITLTLIITIYKKSPSTRAEIHLGKLITLIISIYLCINLFYHFKLIPPVPLALQTGIVAHNVSVKNNTYMVTYEEKKPYIFWRDHRSKFVRSDNKPVYIFSSIFAPTALKKSIIHRWQWYDDVKKSWITYDNISFNITGGRNEGYRGYTYKNNVKAGLWRVQVITQEELVLGIIEFEIIMDSNEAPKRLVKKAF from the coding sequence TTGTTGCAATTTCTTCGAAAACATAAAAAATACGCTCCGCTACTTTTCTTTATTGGCGGTTTCATCTTTGATACGTTAACCCTTGGTCGCATGGACAGAACCTACGATTTAGTTGTTTTATGTTCCCATATGACCACCTTAACGATTACTCTGTACCTTTTTAATCTAGCCGACGATGGCAAATGGAAAAACACCCTACTTGAACGCATTGAATCCTATTTCCCTCTAGCCATTCAGTTTTTTTTCGGAGGACTTTCGAGTGCTTACGTGATATACTTTTCAAGAAGTGTTTCCATATCAAAAACCGCATCTTTCTTTGTTATTTTAGTTGCCCTTTTATTTGCAAATGAATTTTTAAAAAAACGAATCTCCAATAAGTATTTACAATTTAGCATTTATTTTTTTATAAGTTTTACCTTTTTTGCCTTTATGATTCCTGTTTTATTAAGGGAAATGGGCCACTTTATTTTTATTTGTTCTGGGCTAGTAAGCCTGGGTATAACCTTAACACTTATCATAACAATTTATAAAAAGAGTCCGAGTACCCGAGCGGAAATCCACTTAGGTAAATTAATCACCCTCATCATTTCCATATACCTTTGTATCAATTTATTTTATCATTTTAAACTTATTCCACCTGTCCCCCTAGCCCTTCAAACAGGTATTGTAGCCCATAATGTTAGTGTAAAAAACAATACATACATGGTTACCTACGAAGAAAAGAAGCCTTACATTTTTTGGAGAGACCACCGTTCTAAATTTGTACGATCTGATAATAAACCGGTTTATATTTTCTCATCTATTTTTGCTCCAACGGCATTAAAAAAATCTATTATTCATCGTTGGCAATGGTATGATGATGTTAAAAAATCCTGGATCACTTACGACAATATTAGCTTCAACATTACGGGAGGCCGAAATGAAGGTTATCGCGGTTACACCTACAAAAACAATGTAAAAGCCGGGCTTTGGCGCGTTCAAGTAATCACGCAAGAAGAACTGGTTCTTGGAATTATAGAATTTGAAATCATTATGGATTCAAATGAAGCCCCTAAACGTTTGGTAAAAAAAGCTTTTTAA